One window of the Macaca thibetana thibetana isolate TM-01 chromosome 1, ASM2454274v1, whole genome shotgun sequence genome contains the following:
- the LOC126934900 gene encoding late cornified envelope protein 1C-like codes for MSCQQSQQQCQPPPKCTPKCPPKCPTQKCPPKCPPKCPPVSSCCSVSSGGCCGSSSGGCCSSGGGGCCLSHHRRRRSHCHRPQSSDCCSQPSGGSSCCGGGSGQHSGGCC; via the coding sequence ATGTCCTGCCAGCAGAGCCAGCAGCAGTGCCAGCCCCCTCCCAAGTGCACCCCCAAGTGCCCTCCCAAGTGCCCCACCCAGAAGTGCCCCCCAAAGTGTCCCCCTAAGTGCCCTCCAGTCTCTTCCTGCTGCAGTGTCAGCTCCGGAGGCTGCTGTGGCTCCAGCTCTGGGGGCTGCTGCAGCTCTGGGGGAGGTGGTTGCTGTCTGAGCCACCACAGGCGCCGCAGGTCCCACTGCCACAGACCCCAGAGCTCTGACTGCTGCAGCCAGCCCTCAGGGGGCTCCAGCTGCTGTGGAGGGGGCAGTGGCCAGCACTCTGGAGGCTGCTGCTGA
- the LCE1C gene encoding late cornified envelope protein 1C → MSCQQSQQQCQPPPKCTPKCPPKCPTQKCPPKCPPKCPPVSSCCSVSSGGCCGSSSGGCCGSSSGGCCSSGGGGCCLSHHRRRRSHCHRPQSSGCCSQPSGGSSCCGGGSGQHSGGCC, encoded by the coding sequence ATGTCCTGCCAGCAGAGCCAGCAGCAGTGCCAGCCCCCTCCCAAGTGCACCCCCAAGTGCCCTCCCAAGTGTCCCACCCAGAAGTGTCCCCCAAAGTGTCCCCCTAAGTGCCCTCCAGTCTCTTCCTGCTGCAGTGTCAGCTCCGGAGGCTGCTGTGGCTCCAGCTCTGGGGGCTGCTGTGGCTCCAGCTCTGGGGGCTGCTGCAGTTCTGGGGGAGGTGGCTGCTGTCTGAGCCACCACAGGCGCCGCAGGTCCCACTGCCACAGACCCCAGAGCTCTGGCTGCTGCAGCCAGCCCTCAGGGGGCTCCAGCTGCTGTGGAGGGGGCAGTGGCCAGCACTCTGGAGGCTGCTGCTGA